In the Phreatobacter oligotrophus genome, CGCTCGGCTGCATCTTGACGGATCACCATTTGGCGATTTCGACAACTTATGCGCCGCCAGTCCGTCCTTCGAACAGTCCCCGAGAAACATCGGCGCCATGGTCGGTTCGCGGGGTAGTCGTTTCCCGGAAAGCGAACCGCAGCGCCCCGCGTTTCCCTGCTTGCGACACCAAAATTCCCTGTTTCGCGGCACAGGGAAAACATCTGCATCTCCCTCAATAGCCTTGGTGTTTTCGGCTCCCAAAAAATGCTTGAGGCGGGCATTTCACTGTTTCCCTGTTCTTTTCCCTGTTTGCAGGGAAAATGCCCACCAGAACGGTTCGCGCCCGACCGCATGGCGCACCAACCGTTTTTCAAAATGATATCAATTGTTTAATGTGAAAAAATTGCCTCGATATGATCTGATCCCACAAAACTGGACCGTTTGAGATTGGAGTTTTCCGCGTCAGAATCCCTTGGCTGGGAGGAGTGGAAGACGATGAAGGCGAGCAAGTTCTCGGAGGCGCAGAAGGCGTTCATCCTGAAGCAGGGGGCGGACGGGGTCACGGTGGCGGAGATCTGCCGGAAGGCCGGGATCAGCCAGGCGACCTATTTCAACTGGAAGAAGAAGTATGACGGCATGACGCCGCCCGAGATGCGGCGGCTGAAGCAGCTTGAGGACGAGAATGCCAAGCTGAAGCGGATCGTGGCTGACCTGTCGCTGGACAAGGAGATGCTGCAGGACGTCATCCGCCGAAAAATCTGAGGCCTGGGCGTAAGCGCAAGCTGGTGAACGTGATCTGCGAGGAGTGGAAGGTCTCGATCAGGAGGGTCTGTGGCGCCCTCGAATTCGATCGATCAACCTTCCACTACCGGTCACGCAAGCGCGACCAGGCCGGCATCGAGGCGCGGATCAAGGCGATCTGCGAGACACGTATCCGGTATGGCTACCGGCGTGTCCACGTCATGCTCCAGCGCGAGGGATGGGACATCAACATCAAGAGAACCCATAGGATTTACAATGAGTTGGGGCTACAATTGAGGAACAAGGCACCAAAGCGCCGGGTCAAGGCCAAGCTGCGCGAGGATCGTGCGCCGGCGACCCGGCCGAACGATGTCTGGGCAATGGACTTCGTTCATGACCAGCTTGCCACCGGCAAGAAGATCCGGGTCCTCACCGTCGTCGACACCTTCTCGCGCTTCTCGCCCGTGATCGACCCGAAGTTCAGCTATCGGGCCGAGGATGTCGTTGCGACGCTCGAGCGGGTTTGCGCGGCGGTTGGCTATC is a window encoding:
- a CDS encoding IS3 family transposase (programmed frameshift), coding for MKASKFSEAQKAFILKQGADGVTVAEICRKAGISQATYFNWKKKYDGMTPPEMRRLKQLEDENAKLKRIVADLSLDKEMLQDVIRRKNLRPGRKRKLVNVICEEWKVSIRRVCGALEFDRSTFHYRSRKRDQAGIEARIKAICETRIRYGYRRVHVMLQREGWDINIKRTHRIYNELGLQLRNKAPKRRVKAKLREDRAPATRPNDVWAMDFVHDQLATGKKIRVLTVVDTFSRFSPVIDPKFSYRAEDVVATLERVCAAVGYPRTIRVDQGLEFVSRDLDLWAYAKGVTLDFSRPGKPTDNAFIEAFNGRFRSECLNAHWFLTLADAREKMEDWLRYYNEVRPHGAIGHKPPISLQNPGGVASQLP